DNA sequence from the Peptoniphilus sp. GNH genome:
AAATGTCTGATTCTATTGAAAATAAAGAAATAGATTTAAGAGAAATGATAAAAAGAATAATTGATATGGCGCATGAATTAGGGTGACTTATGCTTTTAGAATTGAATGTACAAAATTTTGCTATAATAGATGATATTAAAATTGAATTCACAAGCGGATTTAATGTTTTGACGGGAGAAACTGGATCTGGAAAGTCGATAATTATAGATGCTCTTGCTTTGGTTTTAGGAAAGAGGGCAAACAAGGATTCCATAAGAAATGGAAGAGAAAGTGCCTTTATAGAAGCTCTATTTAGCGTTGATGATGAATATTTGATTAATTATTTGGATGATTTAGGATTCGGGTTAGATTCAAGCTTGATAATATCAAGAGAAATATTTAAAGATAAGCCTTCGAAGCTAAGGATAAATGGAAGGCTTGCTCAGATGAGTACATTAAAAGAAATTACTAGCCAAATAATTGATATTTTCGCCCAAGAAGAGTCTCAATCACTTATGGATTTGTCAAATCAAAGAGAACTTTTAGATTCTTTCGCACCAAAAGAACAGATTGAGCTTTTGACTCAAATGAAAAATACATATAAGGACATGAAAATATTAAAAGATAAGTATGATGCTGCTGCAATGGATGAGTCAAAAAGACAAAGAGAAGTAGATATTTTAGATTTCCAAATTAAAGAAATAGACGATGCGAATTTAAAAGAAGATGATTTCTCAACTCTAGAAGACGAGTATAAAAAAGCTGCTAATTCTGAAAAAATTTTAAAAAATTTAAAGGATTCTCTTTGCATATTGAAGACATCAGATAGGCAAGAGTCTGTAGTTGATGGACTCGATAGAATAATTTCTTTGCTTGATGGACTTGAAAATTTCACTAACGATTTTGAATTTTTAAAAAATGACATTCTTGATATAAGGTATAGACTAGATGATATAGCTTGTGAACTTGAAGATCAAATTAGCTTGGCAGATATAGACGAATCGGAAATAGATAGACTTATATCCAGAATAGATATTGTAAATAATTTAAAGTCAAAGTACGGGGAAAGTCTTGCAAAAATTTTAGATTTTAGAGACGAATCGGCAAATAGATTGGCATTTTTAGAAAACTTGGATAAGGAAAGAGAGAATTTAAAAAAGTCTCTTGAAAATCTTGAGATAAGATGCAAAGAAATAGCTGATTGCTTGACTCAAAATAGAATTAAAGCTGGCGAATTTTTGACTAAAAGTTTAGATGAAGAGTTTAAACAGCTTAATATGTCTGATGCCAAGTTTAGATTAGATTTAAAGGCTCAAGACTTAGGCCCAGATGGCAAGGATCAAATTGAATATATGATAAAAACAAATATAGGAGAAGACTTCAAACCTCTATCTAAAATAGCATCAGGAGGAGAAATGTCCAGAATGATGTTGGGATTTAAATCAATATTAGCTAGAAAGGATAAGATTTCTTGCCTTATATTTGATGAAATAGATACAGGAATAAGTGGTAGAACTGCTCGTATTGTAGCAGGTAAAATAAAGAATTTATCTAAAGAAAGACAAGTCATAGCTGTGTCACATTTGCCACAAATAGTTGCATCG
Encoded proteins:
- the recN gene encoding DNA repair protein RecN translates to MLLELNVQNFAIIDDIKIEFTSGFNVLTGETGSGKSIIIDALALVLGKRANKDSIRNGRESAFIEALFSVDDEYLINYLDDLGFGLDSSLIISREIFKDKPSKLRINGRLAQMSTLKEITSQIIDIFAQEESQSLMDLSNQRELLDSFAPKEQIELLTQMKNTYKDMKILKDKYDAAAMDESKRQREVDILDFQIKEIDDANLKEDDFSTLEDEYKKAANSEKILKNLKDSLCILKTSDRQESVVDGLDRIISLLDGLENFTNDFEFLKNDILDIRYRLDDIACELEDQISLADIDESEIDRLISRIDIVNNLKSKYGESLAKILDFRDESANRLAFLENLDKERENLKKSLENLEIRCKEIADCLTQNRIKAGEFLTKSLDEEFKQLNMSDAKFRLDLKAQDLGPDGKDQIEYMIKTNIGEDFKPLSKIASGGEMSRMMLGFKSILARKDKISCLIFDEIDTGISGRTARIVAGKIKNLSKERQVIAVSHLPQIVASADSHYLIEKKHKDRATFSNIRKLDEKERVEEVARLLGGIEITKASLDAAKELIDEGRDQ